One genomic segment of Acidobacteriota bacterium includes these proteins:
- a CDS encoding TrkA family potassium uptake protein has translation MKSIAIIGLGSFGFNFAKNIQSQGIDVIAIDSNPDVVQAISEFIPRAIVADATDRKQLKDLGIDSVDVAVVSLGDRMDKSIIAVLHLKSLGIKEIFVKAISDEHAHILELLDVSKVIHPEKDAAERLAKSIVNPNILEYLPLMGEFSVMEIEAPEEFFGKNLVELNLRQQYGITVIAVSHSNKDRRIVAPTPSYIISKGSILVIIGENKDIERFQRKFSK, from the coding sequence TTGGGAGTTTCGGGTTCAATTTCGCAAAGAACATACAGAGTCAGGGGATCGACGTTATTGCAATCGATAGCAATCCAGACGTCGTGCAGGCCATCTCCGAATTCATCCCAAGAGCCATTGTTGCCGATGCCACCGACAGGAAGCAGCTCAAGGATCTTGGCATCGATTCCGTGGATGTTGCGGTAGTTAGCCTCGGGGACAGGATGGATAAAAGCATCATCGCCGTCCTTCACCTCAAATCGCTTGGCATCAAGGAAATCTTCGTTAAGGCCATCTCGGATGAGCATGCACACATACTGGAACTCCTCGATGTCTCGAAAGTCATCCATCCCGAGAAAGATGCCGCGGAGAGGCTTGCCAAGAGCATCGTCAATCCAAATATACTCGAGTACCTCCCGCTCATGGGCGAATTCAGCGTGATGGAGATCGAGGCGCCGGAAGAGTTTTTCGGGAAGAACCTCGTGGAGCTAAACCTCAGACAGCAGTACGGTATCACCGTCATCGCCGTCAGCCATAGCAATAAGGATAGAAGGATTGTCGCCCCGACGCCGTCCTACATTATTTCGAAAGGGTCCATCCTCGTCATCATCGGAGAGAACAAGGACATCGAAAGGTTTCAGCGCAAATTCAGCAAATAG